One window from the genome of Candidatus Didemnitutus sp. encodes:
- a CDS encoding TlpA family protein disulfide reductase, translated as MRSIFHHFVAAATFAVASLTPALAAELPVVRKAPEINITTIDGKQVTAADLKGKVVVVDFWATWCGPCVAEIPGYVALQKKYGKDGLVIVGVSVDRGSIDKVKKFVAKNGMNYAITMGEDGVLAEAFGGFDAIPTTFLIDRQGNIRHQKTGSMEHEEYEALVKQLL; from the coding sequence ATGCGATCCATTTTCCACCACTTTGTGGCTGCGGCGACTTTCGCCGTGGCGAGTCTGACTCCCGCGCTCGCCGCGGAACTGCCGGTTGTCCGGAAGGCGCCGGAGATCAATATCACGACCATCGACGGCAAACAGGTCACCGCTGCCGACCTGAAGGGCAAGGTCGTGGTCGTCGACTTTTGGGCGACGTGGTGCGGGCCGTGCGTCGCGGAGATTCCCGGCTACGTCGCGCTACAGAAGAAATACGGCAAGGACGGCCTCGTGATCGTTGGCGTGTCGGTTGACCGCGGCTCGATCGACAAGGTGAAAAAATTCGTGGCCAAGAACGGCATGAACTACGCGATCACGATGGGCGAAGACGGCGTGCTCGCGGAAGCCTTCGGCGGTTTCGATGCGATCCCGACCACGTTCCTGATCGATCGGCAGGGCAATATCCGCCACCAGAAGACCGGCTCGATGGAGCACGAGGAATACGAAGCGCTCGTGAAGCAGCTGCTCTGA
- a CDS encoding DMT family transporter, with the protein MNFPLHLLIPLACALLYVLAALTIKRAAAFGVGVWRTSFVANWIMAAVFLPWWFALGGHFHPLADYWQPAVTALCFLGGQVFIFLALNQGDVSVTTPVMGTKVIMVALFSSLLRVGDVPLKWWLGAALSAGAVALLHAGEKHGQRRSVGPAVALATVSALSYGLGDVLMQKWVPAWGTASYFPAMFLLVGVYSFAFVPFFSAPLTMLDRTAWRWVSLGGLLLALNNAGVVLTLGIWGGATAVNIVYSARGLFSVLAVWAIGHWFASTEQHLAPGVLRFRFIGAALMIGAIALVLI; encoded by the coding sequence GTGAACTTCCCGCTGCACCTCTTGATTCCGCTCGCCTGCGCGCTGCTCTACGTGCTCGCGGCGCTCACCATCAAGCGCGCCGCTGCCTTCGGCGTCGGCGTGTGGCGCACGAGTTTCGTGGCGAACTGGATCATGGCGGCGGTGTTTCTTCCGTGGTGGTTTGCGTTGGGCGGCCATTTCCATCCGCTCGCCGATTACTGGCAACCCGCGGTGACCGCGCTCTGCTTTCTCGGCGGACAGGTTTTCATCTTCCTCGCCCTGAACCAGGGCGACGTCTCGGTCACGACGCCGGTGATGGGCACGAAGGTCATCATGGTCGCGCTGTTCAGCAGCCTGCTCCGCGTCGGCGACGTGCCGTTGAAATGGTGGCTCGGTGCCGCGCTCAGCGCCGGAGCTGTTGCCTTGCTGCATGCCGGGGAAAAGCACGGCCAGCGGCGCAGTGTCGGCCCGGCGGTCGCACTCGCGACGGTCAGTGCGCTCTCCTACGGACTCGGCGACGTGCTCATGCAGAAGTGGGTGCCGGCGTGGGGCACGGCGAGCTACTTTCCGGCGATGTTCCTGCTCGTCGGCGTCTACTCGTTCGCGTTCGTGCCGTTCTTCTCCGCGCCGCTCACGATGCTCGATCGGACGGCGTGGCGCTGGGTGTCGCTCGGCGGGCTGCTGCTGGCGCTGAACAACGCCGGAGTCGTCCTGACGCTGGGCATTTGGGGCGGGGCGACGGCGGTGAACATCGTCTACAGCGCGCGCGGGCTGTTCAGCGTGCTTGCGGTGTGGGCGATCGGGCACTGGTTCGCCAGCACGGAGCAACATCTCGCGCCCGGCGTGCTGCGTTTCCGTTTCATCGGAGCGGCGTTGATGATCGGCGCCATCGCGCTCGTGCTCATCTAG
- a CDS encoding VOC family protein: MQSSPRIEGVAETILYVDDVPRAVAFYRDVLGLTVLGGDGVRFQALNPGGRQVLLLFKRGGTLVPLTLPGGVIPPHDGSGSSHLGLAISHEAYEPWKAKLAAAAVPIESEAKWERGGRSIYFRDPDGHLLELVTPGIWPNY; the protein is encoded by the coding sequence GTGCAATCTTCTCCGCGCATCGAAGGTGTCGCCGAAACCATCCTATACGTGGACGACGTGCCGCGGGCCGTGGCGTTCTATCGCGATGTGCTCGGGCTGACCGTCCTGGGCGGCGACGGCGTGCGCTTTCAGGCGCTGAATCCCGGCGGGCGCCAGGTGCTCCTGCTCTTCAAGCGCGGAGGCACGCTCGTGCCGTTGACGCTTCCCGGTGGCGTGATTCCCCCGCACGACGGCAGCGGATCGTCTCACCTCGGCCTGGCGATTTCGCACGAGGCCTACGAACCGTGGAAGGCGAAGCTGGCGGCCGCGGCCGTGCCGATCGAGAGCGAGGCGAAATGGGAACGCGGCGGACGCAGCATCTATTTCCGCGATCCGGACGGACATCTGCTCGAACTCGTCACGCCCGGCATTTGGCCGAATTACTGA
- a CDS encoding class I SAM-dependent methyltransferase codes for MIDSLLRRDLLPDAIIRFGIRRLLRQRLREIDAPSANAATVRFAEELRAMPIAINTAESKEQHYEVPTRFYELSLGPRLKYSSCLYATGRETLAEAEEAMLALTCERAQLCDGLDILELGCGWGSLTLWMAEKFPAARITGVSHSRTQRTHILGEAKRRGLTNVQIITCDMNEFDIAAGHFDRVVSVEMFEHMKNWPRLMAHIARWLRPGGMFFAHVFTHSRFPYHFVARDDTDWMSRYFFTGGMMPSHDLFKQFQDDLRLVSDWKVNGTHYARTAEHWFENMDRHRAAILPLFAATYGPQHATRWWVWWRVFYLACAELWWFRDGEEWHVSHYLFRKP; via the coding sequence ATGATCGACTCCCTGCTTCGCCGCGACCTCTTGCCCGACGCGATCATCCGCTTCGGCATCCGCCGCCTGCTCCGCCAGCGCCTGCGCGAGATCGACGCGCCGTCGGCCAACGCCGCCACAGTGCGCTTCGCCGAGGAGCTGCGCGCCATGCCGATCGCGATCAACACCGCCGAGTCCAAGGAGCAGCACTACGAGGTGCCGACGCGCTTCTATGAACTCTCCCTCGGACCGCGCCTGAAATATTCCTCGTGCCTCTACGCCACCGGCCGCGAGACCCTGGCCGAAGCCGAGGAAGCCATGCTCGCGCTCACGTGCGAGCGCGCGCAGCTGTGCGACGGTCTCGACATCCTTGAACTCGGTTGCGGCTGGGGTTCGCTCACGCTCTGGATGGCGGAGAAATTCCCCGCCGCGCGCATCACCGGCGTCTCGCATTCGCGCACGCAACGCACGCACATCCTCGGCGAGGCCAAGCGGCGCGGGCTGACCAACGTCCAGATCATCACCTGCGACATGAACGAATTCGACATCGCTGCGGGCCATTTCGACCGCGTCGTCTCGGTCGAGATGTTCGAACACATGAAGAACTGGCCGCGCCTCATGGCCCACATCGCGCGCTGGCTGCGGCCGGGCGGGATGTTCTTCGCGCATGTGTTCACGCATTCGCGTTTCCCCTATCACTTCGTGGCGCGCGACGACACCGACTGGATGAGCCGCTACTTTTTCACCGGCGGCATGATGCCGTCGCACGACCTGTTCAAGCAGTTCCAGGACGACCTCCGCCTCGTGAGCGACTGGAAGGTCAACGGCACGCACTACGCCCGCACCGCCGAACACTGGTTCGAGAACATGGACCGGCACCGTGCGGCCATCCTGCCGCTCTTCGCCGCCACCTACGGCCCGCAGCACGCGACGCGCTGGTGGGTTTGGTGGCGCGTCTTCTACCTCGCCTGCGCGGAGCTCTGGTGGTTCCGCGACGGCGAGGAGTGGCACGTCAGCCACTACCTTTTCCGAAAACCCTGA
- a CDS encoding DUF1295 domain-containing protein, with protein sequence MTAVVLASVALAALCPAFAGLYLVARRLDNYGIVDVAWSYAFAPVAWFYAAAGPGWLPRRLLVAALVTLWAARLGTHLLRRVASHHPVEDGRYVQLRRDWAGHFAPKMFGFVQLQAGSIVLLALPFLLPVVNATPAFLAVEIAGLALWLCALAGETIADAQLAAFKRDPANRGCVCDVGLWRYSRHPNYFFEWLVWVAYALFALGSPWGWLGLVAPASILFLLLRVTGIPLTEEQSLRSKGDAYRRYQQTTCAFVPWFPRHLS encoded by the coding sequence GTGACCGCTGTCGTTCTCGCTTCCGTCGCCCTCGCGGCGCTCTGCCCCGCCTTCGCCGGGCTGTATCTCGTCGCGCGGCGGCTCGACAACTACGGCATCGTCGACGTCGCCTGGTCCTACGCCTTCGCGCCGGTCGCATGGTTCTACGCCGCCGCGGGACCCGGCTGGCTGCCGCGACGCCTGCTCGTGGCCGCGCTGGTCACGCTCTGGGCCGCACGCCTCGGCACGCACCTGCTGCGTCGCGTCGCAAGCCACCATCCCGTGGAGGACGGCCGCTACGTGCAGCTGCGGCGCGACTGGGCCGGCCATTTCGCGCCGAAGATGTTCGGCTTCGTCCAACTGCAGGCCGGCTCGATCGTCCTGCTCGCGCTCCCGTTTCTCCTGCCGGTCGTAAATGCCACGCCGGCATTCTTGGCGGTTGAGATCGCCGGCCTCGCGCTCTGGCTGTGCGCCCTCGCCGGCGAAACCATCGCCGATGCGCAGCTTGCGGCGTTCAAGCGCGACCCGGCCAACCGCGGATGCGTCTGCGACGTCGGCCTCTGGCGCTACAGCCGGCATCCGAACTATTTCTTCGAGTGGCTCGTGTGGGTCGCCTACGCGCTCTTCGCGTTGGGCTCGCCGTGGGGCTGGCTCGGCCTCGTCGCTCCCGCGTCGATCCTGTTTCTCCTGCTGCGCGTCACCGGCATCCCCCTCACCGAGGAGCAGTCGCTCCGCTCGAAAGGCGACGCCTACCGCCGTTACCAGCAAACCACGTGCGCCTTCGTGCCGTGGTTTCCGCGCCACCTCTCATGA
- a CDS encoding DUF2062 domain-containing protein — protein MKESSRPNFWQRRVAQPIVAQLTQGITPDRIALTLGVGLACGVFPFLGFTTALCFVAAAALRLNQPIIHVVNQLLWPVQLALIPVYVKLGAALYGAKTLPFDPQEVSRVFVASQHEFWSRFGLMGLHALSAWLLSVPFLVGCVWLATRPLLQRLASGRASRP, from the coding sequence GTGAAGGAGTCGTCGCGGCCGAATTTCTGGCAACGGCGCGTGGCGCAGCCGATCGTCGCGCAGCTCACGCAAGGCATCACGCCCGACCGCATCGCGCTCACGCTCGGCGTCGGCCTCGCGTGCGGCGTGTTTCCCTTCCTCGGCTTCACCACCGCGTTGTGCTTCGTCGCCGCCGCCGCGCTGCGACTCAACCAGCCGATCATCCACGTCGTGAACCAGCTGCTCTGGCCCGTGCAGCTCGCGCTTATTCCCGTCTACGTGAAACTCGGCGCCGCGCTCTACGGCGCGAAGACGCTGCCTTTCGACCCGCAGGAAGTCAGCCGCGTGTTCGTAGCCTCCCAACACGAGTTCTGGTCCCGTTTCGGCCTCATGGGACTGCACGCCCTCAGCGCGTGGCTGCTCTCGGTCCCGTTCCTCGTGGGCTGCGTTTGGCTGGCGACGCGCCCCCTCCTGCAACGTCTCGCATCCGGCCGCGCGTCTCGCCCGTAA
- a CDS encoding DUF1475 family protein, which produces MIWFLRLLFIAVIVSMLGVTSWASLHQPLGEFARSATFREPWVIATLFDAYWAFITFFVWVAWKEGSLGARVLWFVSIVLLGNIAMATYMLRELFAVPANAPLVDVFARRNDGRLALPAALAAVSMGVYLLA; this is translated from the coding sequence ATGATCTGGTTCCTGCGCCTGCTCTTTATTGCCGTCATCGTCTCCATGCTCGGGGTCACGAGCTGGGCGAGCCTGCATCAGCCGCTCGGCGAGTTCGCGCGCAGCGCCACGTTCCGCGAGCCATGGGTGATCGCGACGCTCTTCGACGCCTATTGGGCATTCATCACGTTCTTCGTCTGGGTGGCGTGGAAGGAAGGCTCGCTCGGCGCCCGCGTGCTCTGGTTCGTCAGCATCGTGCTCCTCGGCAACATCGCCATGGCGACCTACATGCTGCGCGAGCTCTTCGCCGTGCCGGCCAACGCCCCGCTCGTCGACGTCTTCGCGCGCCGCAACGACGGCCGCCTCGCCCTGCCCGCCGCGCTCGCGGCGGTGTCGATGGGCGTCTACCTCCTCGCGTGA
- a CDS encoding class I SAM-dependent methyltransferase has translation MSSSKATAAPSLASASTRAPTFAERAVLDAFARMPRGQLRVELPDGTARLFGEKNLLASEIAPSVANTAVLRVRRARFFSRCMLGGDIGFAESFIDGDWDTPDLTALIGWFILNVEHAPTLSGSKRARNLALNLLRFANRVGHILRANTRENSRRNIAEHYDLSNDFFALWLDDTMMYSAAKWERTDATLREAQVAKNDALCRKLHLHPTDHVLEIGTGWGGWSLHAAQHYGCRITTLTLSQQQRDLAMQRIAAAGLSERIEVRLQDYRDVTGQFDKIVSIEMLEAVGHEFLRDYAAACARLLKPEGLIALQFITCPDSRYDAFRRGVDFIQKHIFPGSLLLSANRLNALFAREGGFVLHGLEDMGRDYARTLRTWRDSFHRKLEHVRALGFDDRFVRKWDYYLAYCEAAFALRNISVVQTVHTRPNNLSF, from the coding sequence ATGAGCTCGTCCAAAGCCACCGCCGCTCCCTCGCTCGCCTCGGCCTCCACCCGCGCTCCCACATTCGCCGAGCGCGCCGTGCTCGACGCTTTCGCCCGCATGCCACGCGGCCAGCTGCGCGTCGAACTCCCCGACGGCACCGCACGCCTCTTCGGCGAAAAGAACCTCCTCGCCAGCGAGATCGCCCCGAGCGTCGCCAACACCGCCGTGCTCCGCGTGCGCCGCGCGCGCTTTTTCTCCCGCTGCATGCTCGGCGGCGACATCGGCTTCGCGGAATCCTTCATCGACGGCGATTGGGATACACCCGACCTGACCGCGCTCATCGGCTGGTTCATCCTCAACGTCGAGCACGCCCCCACGCTCTCCGGCTCGAAACGCGCCCGGAACCTCGCGCTCAATCTCCTCCGCTTCGCCAACCGCGTCGGTCACATCCTTCGCGCCAACACCCGCGAAAATTCCCGTCGCAACATCGCCGAGCACTACGACCTCTCCAACGATTTCTTCGCGCTCTGGCTCGACGACACCATGATGTATTCCGCCGCGAAGTGGGAACGCACCGACGCCACGTTGCGCGAAGCCCAGGTCGCCAAGAACGACGCGCTCTGCCGCAAGCTCCACCTACACCCGACCGACCACGTGCTCGAGATCGGCACCGGCTGGGGCGGCTGGAGCCTGCACGCCGCGCAACATTACGGCTGCCGCATCACGACACTCACGCTTTCGCAGCAGCAGCGCGACCTCGCCATGCAACGCATCGCCGCCGCCGGCCTCTCCGAGCGCATCGAGGTGCGCCTGCAGGACTACCGCGACGTCACCGGCCAGTTCGACAAGATCGTCTCCATCGAAATGCTGGAGGCCGTCGGCCACGAATTCCTCCGCGACTACGCCGCCGCCTGCGCACGCCTGCTCAAGCCCGAAGGCCTCATCGCTCTCCAATTCATCACGTGCCCGGACTCGCGCTACGACGCCTTCCGGCGCGGCGTAGATTTCATCCAGAAACACATTTTCCCCGGCTCGCTCCTCCTCTCGGCCAATCGCCTCAACGCCCTCTTCGCCCGCGAAGGCGGTTTCGTGCTCCACGGCCTCGAGGACATGGGCCGCGACTACGCCCGCACGCTCCGCACCTGGCGCGACAGTTTTCACCGAAAACTCGAACACGTCCGCGCCCTGGGTTTCGACGATCGCTTCGTCCGCAAGTGGGATTACTACCTCGCCTATTGCGAAGCCGCGTTCGCGCTCCGCAACATCTCCGTCGTCCAAACCGTCCACACGCGTCCGAACAACCTGTCGTTCTGA
- a CDS encoding DUF1365 domain-containing protein, with translation MNSCLYECRVMHQRLAPKPHRFDYRLFYFAVDLDELETLHRRLRLFSVNRPNLYSLRESDFLPTHEPLHNTSPAPDIPRLPHRNPPSLKSRVLAWLADRGVEASGARVVLVTLPRIAGYLFNPVSFYFCFDRTGAPLTAIAEVTNTFREMKPFHVSERTGEKTFHLRTPKNFYVSPFSDVDVEFDFTLRTPGERLSIQIDDYVAGERTLISTLHGPRAALTDARLAWFTLKYPLLTLRVIALIHWHALILWLKRIPWFAKAARATDQRDLYRPHASVASAKP, from the coding sequence GTGAACTCCTGCCTCTACGAATGTCGCGTGATGCACCAGCGTCTCGCCCCGAAGCCGCACCGCTTCGACTACCGGCTCTTCTATTTCGCCGTCGACCTCGACGAACTGGAAACGCTCCACCGTCGCCTTCGCCTCTTCTCCGTCAACCGCCCCAATCTCTACAGCCTCCGCGAGTCCGATTTTCTCCCCACACACGAACCGCTCCACAACACATCGCCGGCACCCGACATTCCGCGCCTTCCACACCGCAATCCGCCATCGCTCAAATCCCGCGTCCTCGCCTGGCTCGCCGACCGCGGCGTCGAAGCCTCCGGCGCTCGCGTCGTCCTCGTGACACTCCCTCGCATCGCCGGCTACCTCTTCAACCCCGTTTCGTTCTACTTTTGCTTCGACCGCACCGGCGCGCCGCTCACCGCCATCGCCGAGGTGACGAATACCTTTCGCGAAATGAAACCGTTTCACGTCAGCGAGCGCACCGGCGAAAAGACCTTTCATCTCCGCACGCCGAAGAATTTCTACGTCTCGCCCTTCTCCGATGTCGATGTGGAGTTCGATTTCACGCTGCGCACGCCCGGCGAGCGCCTCTCCATCCAGATCGACGACTACGTCGCCGGCGAACGCACCCTCATCAGCACGTTGCACGGTCCGCGCGCCGCGCTCACCGACGCGCGCCTCGCGTGGTTCACCCTGAAGTATCCACTGCTCACCCTGCGCGTCATCGCCCTCATCCACTGGCACGCCTTGATTCTTTGGCTGAAGCGCATCCCTTGGTTCGCGAAAGCCGCGCGCGCCACCGACCAGCGCGACCTCTATCGTCCCCACGCTTCCGTCGCTTCCGCCAAGCCATGA
- a CDS encoding FAD-dependent oxidoreductase has protein sequence MSRPTLAIVGTGISGLGCAHFLHRDFDVTLFEQNRYTGGHTNTVTVPECGTGRPLPIDTGFMVFNYKTYPHLTRLFSQLNVPVKKTDMSFSVRHEDTGLEFCGSSLNHLFCQRRNLLRPSFYRMLRQIDRFNREALDALDNPEWADVTLADYVHRRGYGDDFLNLYVIPMSSAVWSTPPAKMLQFPARTLLRFFHNHGFLGLHTQHQWWTVDGGAQQYVTRLTTPWRDRIRHDARVVSVRRTPDGALLTTEDRRTERFDKVILAAHGHESLALLADPTPDEARLLSEFRYQPNVATLHTDAAVMPRTKMAWSAWNYSIARDAHGVAEPMTIYWMNRLQGVSDRENYFVSINGAERIDPRKILRTIAYEHPLFTLGAIRAQREISALNANALGATETFFCGAWTRYGFHEDGLLSAVNLAQLLLDRDPWTSDDPATAAQLATA, from the coding sequence ATGTCCCGCCCCACTCTCGCCATCGTCGGCACCGGCATTTCCGGCCTCGGTTGCGCGCATTTCCTCCATCGCGACTTCGACGTCACGCTCTTCGAACAGAACCGCTACACCGGCGGCCACACGAACACCGTCACCGTGCCGGAGTGCGGCACCGGCCGCCCGCTGCCGATCGACACCGGCTTCATGGTCTTCAACTACAAGACCTACCCGCACCTCACCCGGCTCTTCTCCCAGCTCAACGTGCCGGTGAAGAAGACCGACATGTCCTTCAGCGTGCGTCACGAAGACACCGGCCTCGAATTCTGCGGCTCCTCGCTCAACCACCTCTTCTGCCAGCGCCGCAATCTCCTCCGCCCGTCGTTCTACCGGATGCTGCGACAGATCGACCGCTTCAACCGCGAAGCGCTCGACGCCCTCGATAATCCCGAGTGGGCCGACGTCACGCTCGCCGACTACGTGCACCGCCGCGGCTACGGCGACGACTTCCTCAACCTCTACGTCATTCCCATGAGCAGCGCCGTGTGGTCCACGCCGCCGGCGAAGATGCTCCAGTTCCCCGCACGCACGCTCCTCCGTTTCTTTCACAACCACGGCTTCCTCGGCCTGCACACCCAACACCAGTGGTGGACCGTCGACGGCGGCGCGCAGCAATACGTCACGCGCCTCACCACGCCCTGGCGCGACCGCATCCGCCACGACGCGCGCGTCGTCTCCGTCCGCCGCACGCCCGACGGCGCGCTCCTCACCACCGAAGACCGCCGCACCGAGCGCTTCGACAAAGTCATCCTCGCCGCGCACGGCCACGAATCCCTCGCGCTCCTCGCCGACCCCACGCCCGACGAGGCGCGTCTGCTCTCCGAATTCCGCTACCAACCCAACGTCGCGACGCTCCACACCGACGCCGCCGTCATGCCGCGCACCAAGATGGCCTGGTCCGCCTGGAACTACTCCATCGCCCGCGACGCGCACGGCGTCGCCGAGCCGATGACCATCTACTGGATGAACCGCCTCCAAGGCGTCTCCGACCGCGAGAACTACTTCGTCTCCATCAACGGCGCCGAGCGCATCGATCCGCGAAAAATCCTCCGCACGATCGCCTACGAGCACCCGCTCTTCACTCTCGGCGCCATCCGCGCCCAGCGCGAAATCTCCGCGCTCAACGCCAATGCGCTCGGCGCCACCGAGACGTTTTTCTGCGGCGCGTGGACGCGCTACGGCTTCCACGAAGACGGCCTGCTCTCCGCCGTGAACCTCGCGCAACTCCTCCTCGACCGCGACCCGTGGACCAGCGACGACCCTGCGACCGCCGCCCAACTCGCCACCGCCTGA
- a CDS encoding acyl-CoA desaturase: MSSFTASLRRFGASLVQWVDSDYTLESPEAIRAQPDGVNLVRCIPFIVLHLGCLGVIWVGWSWFAVWTAVFLYVVRMFAVTGILHRYFSHKTYSTSRFGQFLLALWAGTTVQRGPLWWAYHHRHHHLHSDDEEDAHSPHVHGFLWSHIGWITSKRNFPTDYSKVRDLTKYPELVWLNRFDIVVPVLFALGLFGLGALLETVAPSLGTSASQLLVWGFFISTTALFHGTASINSFTHLWGKRRFHTTDDSRNSFILAIVCLGEGWHNNHHRYQSSTRNGFYWWEIDPTYYGLKALSLTGFIWGLKSVPKSIYEEAERNAHADTIRRVSISSVQEEINTLRRVVPTAAAIAIATVNSPEVAAQMQKKDGPAIHKDVSELAQQPPATSPQSTPPPTA, encoded by the coding sequence GTGTCTTCGTTTACCGCTTCCCTGCGCCGCTTCGGCGCCTCGCTCGTCCAGTGGGTCGACTCCGACTACACTCTTGAATCGCCCGAAGCCATTCGCGCCCAACCCGACGGCGTGAACCTCGTCCGCTGCATCCCATTCATCGTTCTCCACCTCGGCTGCCTCGGCGTCATCTGGGTCGGCTGGAGTTGGTTCGCCGTCTGGACCGCCGTGTTCCTCTACGTCGTGCGCATGTTCGCCGTCACCGGCATCCTGCACCGCTACTTCTCCCACAAGACCTACAGCACCTCCCGCTTCGGCCAATTTCTCCTCGCGCTCTGGGCCGGCACCACCGTCCAACGCGGCCCGCTCTGGTGGGCTTACCATCACCGCCATCATCACCTCCACTCCGACGACGAGGAAGACGCCCACTCGCCGCACGTGCACGGCTTCCTCTGGTCGCACATCGGCTGGATCACCTCGAAGCGCAACTTCCCCACCGACTACTCGAAGGTCCGGGACCTCACCAAATACCCCGAGCTCGTCTGGCTGAACCGCTTCGACATCGTCGTCCCTGTTCTCTTCGCCCTCGGCCTCTTCGGCCTCGGCGCTCTGCTCGAGACCGTCGCTCCCTCGCTCGGCACCAGCGCCTCCCAGCTCCTCGTCTGGGGTTTCTTCATCAGCACCACCGCCCTCTTCCACGGCACCGCGTCGATCAACTCCTTCACGCACCTCTGGGGCAAGCGCCGCTTCCACACCACCGACGACTCGCGCAACAGTTTCATCCTCGCGATCGTCTGCCTCGGCGAAGGCTGGCATAACAACCACCACCGCTACCAGTCCTCCACGCGTAACGGTTTCTACTGGTGGGAAATCGATCCCACCTACTACGGCCTCAAGGCGCTCTCGCTCACCGGCTTCATCTGGGGCCTGAAGTCCGTCCCGAAATCCATCTACGAGGAAGCCGAGCGCAACGCCCACGCCGACACCATCCGCCGCGTGTCCATCTCGTCCGTCCAGGAAGAGATCAACACGCTCCGGCGCGTCGTCCCCACCGCCGCCGCCATCGCCATCGCCACGGTCAACTCCCCCGAAGTCGCCGCGCAGATGCAGAAGAAAGACGGCCCCGCCATCCACAAGGACGTCTCCGAACTCGCGCAACAACCGCCCGCGACCTCGCCGCAGAGCACACCTCCGCCGACGGCCTAA
- a CDS encoding DUF3016 domain-containing protein, producing the protein MKVLRPLLVLAGALCGTLAFAAEKASTPSPVEVTFQNPAEFSDFTDSSTSRDSGQEHLMDQMRAYLQDRASSRLAPGQKLQIKFTNIDLAGDFEPWRGPQMNDIRIVKDLYPPRATIEFKLINADGSVAAQGERKLQNLGFLMSSPFPRDDSLRWDKDMLNDWLVQEFPRKK; encoded by the coding sequence ATGAAAGTTTTGCGCCCACTCCTAGTCCTCGCGGGAGCGCTTTGCGGCACTTTGGCGTTCGCCGCTGAGAAGGCCTCCACGCCGTCGCCGGTCGAAGTCACTTTCCAGAATCCGGCGGAATTTTCCGATTTCACCGACAGCTCCACCTCGCGCGATTCCGGTCAGGAGCATTTGATGGATCAGATGCGTGCCTATTTGCAGGACCGGGCGTCGTCGCGCCTGGCACCAGGGCAGAAGCTCCAGATCAAATTCACGAACATCGATCTCGCGGGCGATTTCGAGCCGTGGCGCGGCCCGCAGATGAACGATATCCGCATCGTCAAAGACCTCTATCCGCCGCGCGCGACGATCGAGTTCAAGCTGATCAACGCCGACGGCTCGGTCGCGGCGCAGGGCGAGCGCAAGCTCCAGAATCTCGGCTTCCTGATGAGTTCGCCTTTCCCGCGCGACGACTCGCTGCGGTGGGACAAGGACATGCTGAACGACTGGCTCGTGCAGGAGTTCCCGCGGAAGAAATAA
- a CDS encoding RNA-binding protein, with translation MSNSKLYVGNLSFQTSEEELRAHFEQFGAVTDIYVAMDKFTGRPRGFAFVTMGTPEEAKAAIEKTNGVQLGGRALQVNEARPKEDRPAGGGFGGGERRGFGGGGRGGFGGGRGGRGGDRGDRGGFGGGRDRY, from the coding sequence ATGAGCAACTCCAAACTCTACGTCGGTAACCTCTCGTTCCAGACTTCCGAAGAAGAACTGCGCGCTCACTTCGAGCAGTTCGGCGCCGTCACCGACATCTATGTCGCGATGGACAAGTTCACGGGCCGCCCGCGCGGCTTCGCGTTCGTGACCATGGGCACGCCGGAAGAGGCGAAGGCCGCCATCGAGAAGACCAACGGTGTCCAACTCGGCGGTCGCGCCCTCCAGGTCAATGAAGCCCGTCCGAAGGAAGACCGTCCGGCTGGCGGCGGCTTCGGCGGCGGCGAGCGTCGCGGCTTCGGCGGCGGCGGTCGCGGTGGCTTCGGCGGCGGCCGTGGTGGCCGTGGCGGCGACCGTGGCGATCGCGGTGGCTTCGGTGGCGGTCGCGACCGTTACTAA